The Anaerolineae bacterium genome contains a region encoding:
- a CDS encoding ABC transporter ATP-binding protein: MSLRVENLSHTYTGPGLEARTILRIEEWVLAPGDQILLRGISGSGKTTLLNILAGLLTPTTGQVWLDGHALYAMSEAQRDLFRIRRIGYVFQVPHLLPNFTALENVIMPMAFAGMALQYCRTRAQMLLSQLGLAEFTHYYPAQLSAGQRLRVAVARALANGPQLLLADEPTAALDSEASRMVMDLLQKTCRQNKAILIVASHDPALTERFEQVVDLHAGHLYFNSPAPTLTRVLARIGQRASDTPVGGPNGI, encoded by the coding sequence TTGAGTCTGCGAGTAGAGAATCTGAGCCATACTTATACAGGTCCCGGCCTAGAGGCACGCACGATCCTGCGAATAGAGGAGTGGGTACTGGCCCCTGGAGATCAAATCCTGCTGCGTGGAATCAGCGGCAGTGGCAAAACTACTCTGTTGAATATCCTGGCTGGCTTACTGACTCCTACCACTGGCCAAGTATGGCTAGATGGACATGCCCTCTATGCGATGAGCGAGGCGCAACGGGATCTCTTCCGGATTCGGCGCATAGGGTATGTCTTCCAAGTGCCTCACCTGTTGCCCAATTTCACTGCCTTAGAGAACGTGATAATGCCCATGGCTTTCGCTGGAATGGCGCTCCAGTATTGCCGAACGCGAGCGCAGATGCTGTTATCCCAATTAGGATTAGCCGAATTCACCCACTATTATCCTGCTCAACTGAGTGCCGGACAGCGGCTGCGTGTAGCTGTCGCCCGCGCGCTAGCCAACGGACCTCAACTTTTGCTAGCTGATGAGCCCACAGCAGCTTTAGACTCTGAAGCCAGTCGGATGGTGATGGATCTGCTCCAGAAGACATGCCGTCAGAATAAAGCTATTCTAATTGTGGCCAGCCACGACCCGGCCTTAACAGAACGCTTTGAGCAAGTAGTAGACTTGCATGCTGGGCATTTATACTTCAACTCTCCAGCTCCCACATTGACGCGTGTCCTTGCCAGAATCGGCCAAAGGGCCAGCGATACACCTGTAGGAGGGCCTAATGGGATATGA
- a CDS encoding ABC transporter permease — MGYELKLAWRHIRSRPVQTAITVTVIALAIALPIAVTLLSDGVQRGIVRASDPFGVLVVGAKGDAQQMVLSTVLLQGTPIGNIPYSIYEQLRADPRVALAVPIAMGDNVGGARIIGTTSDLFTLRPSLNEPPAFRLLDGRLFQANFEAVLGYEAALALGLGIGDQFFPSHGVERGLESDEHELPHTVVGILEPSHSPYDRAVFVTLESVWAVHEDEEETGFGGETAIATDPSSPTAQASDNTVSDHDQITAVLVKPTGFIEANELWRELRLNTMAQAAFPGKELGGLFDLLRQGQRLLNTVGYLAAIMAALTVLLAMYSAIQAREQAIAIMRALGASRMRIFRIILYETLLVAWLGAVFGRLLGYGAAVSIALAFAQQSAIPVSIRYLPQIELLFWVLPLGLGGLAGLVPAILAYRVNVVAKLFPV; from the coding sequence ATGGGATATGAGCTCAAACTCGCTTGGCGACATATCCGATCTAGGCCTGTGCAAACGGCTATCACCGTAACAGTAATAGCTCTGGCTATCGCTTTGCCAATAGCAGTAACGCTGCTGAGCGATGGAGTACAGCGTGGCATTGTGCGGGCCAGCGATCCTTTTGGTGTGTTAGTCGTTGGGGCTAAGGGTGATGCGCAGCAAATGGTGCTCAGCACTGTGCTCTTGCAAGGTACACCTATCGGCAACATCCCCTACTCTATCTACGAGCAACTCCGAGCTGATCCACGCGTGGCCTTGGCTGTACCGATCGCAATGGGAGATAACGTGGGTGGTGCCCGCATCATTGGCACTACTTCCGACCTCTTCACACTGCGTCCATCGCTCAACGAACCACCGGCTTTTCGCCTGTTAGACGGCCGGCTATTTCAGGCCAACTTCGAGGCAGTGCTGGGGTATGAAGCAGCCCTGGCCTTAGGCCTAGGCATCGGCGACCAATTCTTCCCCTCTCACGGGGTCGAACGAGGCCTGGAGAGCGATGAACACGAGTTACCTCACACGGTTGTCGGCATCCTGGAACCGAGCCATAGCCCTTATGACCGTGCCGTCTTCGTCACCTTGGAGAGCGTATGGGCAGTCCATGAGGACGAGGAGGAGACAGGCTTTGGTGGAGAGACAGCTATTGCTACGGATCCTTCAAGCCCGACGGCACAAGCCAGTGATAATACTGTTTCGGACCACGATCAAATCACAGCTGTACTAGTAAAACCCACCGGATTTATCGAAGCTAACGAGCTTTGGAGAGAGTTACGCTTGAACACCATGGCTCAGGCTGCCTTTCCGGGTAAAGAGCTAGGCGGGTTATTTGACCTGCTACGGCAGGGCCAACGTCTGTTGAACACCGTGGGTTATCTCGCAGCGATTATGGCGGCATTAACGGTGTTATTGGCCATGTATAGCGCCATTCAAGCCCGTGAACAAGCTATTGCCATTATGCGCGCCTTAGGCGCTAGCCGTATGCGCATCTTTCGCATCATCCTTTATGAGACGTTGCTTGTTGCCTGGCTAGGAGCAGTCTTCGGACGGTTATTAGGCTATGGTGCAGCCGTTAGCATCGCACTGGCCTTCGCCCAGCAGTCAGCTATCCCCGTCTCAATTCGCTATCTACCTCAAATAGAACTGCTATTCTGGGTGCTACCGCTGGGATTGGGTGGATTGGCTGGCCTAGTACCAGCCATCTTGGCTTATCGAGTCAACGTGGTGGCAAAACTCTTTCCAGTTTAA
- a CDS encoding PstS family phosphate ABC transporter substrate-binding protein has protein sequence MKRYTMLTGLILMALLLAACAVASPPPTPTPEAVQETGAQAVSPQQTPEPTPTPEPTPVTEPTPVAELAGDILIDGSSTVYPITEAMAEEFQKQHPNVRVTVGISGTGGGFKKFCNGETAISNASRPIKSSEVDLCAQNGIEYIELPVAYDGLAVMVNPQNDWVDFMTVEELKKIWEPEAQGQITRWNQIRPEWPDEELHLYGPGVDSGTYDYFTEAIVGKAGSSRGDFQASEDDNVLVQGIATDRLALGFFGLAYYEANQDKLKLVAIDDGNPDNGEGPILPSAETVQNGTYQPLSRPLFIYVSKAAAERPEVQAFVRFYLDPANANALVREVGYIALPEQVYQLALKRFEQRITGSVFAEGPQVGVTLEELLQKEQQ, from the coding sequence ATGAAGCGTTACACGATGCTTACCGGCTTAATCCTGATGGCCCTGCTGTTGGCTGCGTGTGCTGTCGCATCGCCTCCCCCTACACCGACACCAGAGGCCGTCCAGGAAACTGGAGCTCAGGCGGTTTCACCTCAGCAAACTCCTGAACCTACCCCTACGCCCGAACCAACGCCGGTGACTGAACCGACACCAGTGGCCGAATTGGCCGGCGATATCCTGATTGACGGCTCCAGCACCGTCTATCCCATTACTGAGGCCATGGCCGAGGAATTCCAGAAGCAACATCCCAACGTCCGTGTGACCGTAGGCATCTCTGGCACTGGCGGCGGTTTTAAGAAGTTCTGCAACGGAGAGACCGCTATCTCCAATGCCTCACGCCCGATTAAATCCTCAGAAGTAGACCTATGCGCACAAAATGGGATCGAGTATATCGAGCTACCCGTAGCTTATGATGGCCTGGCCGTCATGGTTAACCCACAAAATGACTGGGTGGACTTCATGACCGTCGAAGAGCTGAAGAAGATCTGGGAACCTGAGGCGCAAGGCCAGATCACCCGTTGGAACCAGATCCGTCCAGAGTGGCCCGATGAGGAACTCCATCTATATGGCCCCGGCGTAGATTCGGGCACTTACGATTACTTCACCGAAGCGATTGTCGGTAAGGCGGGAAGCAGCCGCGGTGACTTCCAGGCCAGCGAAGATGACAACGTGCTGGTTCAAGGCATCGCCACCGATCGTCTGGCACTCGGGTTCTTTGGGCTGGCCTACTATGAAGCAAATCAGGACAAGCTCAAGTTGGTCGCTATCGACGATGGCAACCCAGATAATGGCGAAGGTCCAATCCTGCCCTCTGCAGAGACCGTGCAGAATGGCACCTACCAGCCACTTTCTCGTCCCCTTTTCATCTACGTGAGCAAGGCTGCCGCTGAGCGGCCAGAAGTGCAGGCGTTTGTCCGCTTCTATCTAGATCCAGCTAACGCCAACGCGCTGGTACGCGAGGTCGGCTATATCGCATTGCCCGAGCAGGTCTACCAGCTGGCTCTGAAGCGATTTGAGCAGCGCATCACCGGTTCCGTCTTTGCAGAGGGTCCTCAAGTGGGGGTGACGCTGGAGGAGTTGTTGCAGAAGGAGCAGCAGTGA
- the pstC gene encoding phosphate ABC transporter permease subunit PstC codes for MTGTHQLNWFEPERGSFHRRRGRWGEKALQALFAAFAFLSIFTTLGILGVLTLETVLFFRRVSLLDFLTDTQWTPLFTEKRFGIMVLASATFLTTIIALSVSLPVGLLAAVYLSEYASEQVRRVLKPSLEVLAGIPTVVYGYFALLFVTPLLKHLIPSIAGFNALSAGLVMGIMIIPTVASLSEDALYAVPRSLREGAYALGATRREVITGVVMPAALSGIAAACILAISRAVGETMIVAIAAGQNPRLTLNPLVPIETMTAYIVQISLGDTPTGTLEFQTIFAVGMALFLITLGLNILSHWFVRRYREQYE; via the coding sequence GTGACAGGAACCCATCAACTGAATTGGTTTGAGCCTGAGAGAGGGAGCTTTCATCGTCGGCGAGGCCGCTGGGGGGAGAAAGCCTTACAGGCCCTCTTTGCGGCCTTCGCCTTTTTGTCCATCTTCACCACCTTGGGCATCCTCGGCGTGCTTACCCTGGAGACCGTACTGTTCTTCCGGCGGGTCTCGCTCCTGGACTTTTTAACCGATACGCAATGGACGCCACTATTCACTGAGAAGCGCTTCGGTATCATGGTGTTGGCCAGCGCCACCTTTCTTACTACGATCATTGCGCTATCGGTATCGCTGCCCGTCGGGCTACTAGCAGCCGTATACTTGAGTGAATACGCATCGGAGCAAGTACGCCGAGTCCTCAAACCCAGCTTGGAGGTACTTGCTGGCATTCCGACAGTGGTCTACGGCTACTTTGCTCTGCTATTCGTCACTCCATTGCTCAAGCATCTTATCCCTTCCATTGCCGGTTTCAACGCGCTGAGCGCAGGTTTGGTCATGGGGATCATGATCATTCCCACCGTGGCTTCGCTTAGTGAAGATGCCCTCTACGCTGTGCCGCGCTCGCTTCGTGAGGGTGCTTATGCCCTAGGGGCAACGCGCCGCGAGGTAATAACTGGCGTAGTGATGCCTGCAGCTCTCTCGGGCATCGCCGCTGCATGCATTCTAGCCATATCTCGCGCCGTGGGTGAGACGATGATTGTGGCCATCGCTGCCGGACAGAATCCTCGCCTGACGTTGAACCCATTGGTCCCTATAGAGACGATGACTGCCTATATCGTCCAGATCAGCCTGGGCGATACGCCGACGGGAACTTTGGAGTTTCAGACCATCTTTGCCGTGGGTATGGCGCTGTTTTTGATCACGCTGGGGTTGAACATCCTCAGCCATTGGTTTGTCCGCCGCTATCGGGAGCAGTACGAATGA
- the pstA gene encoding phosphate ABC transporter permease PstA, with translation MNVEPSVAIPELKLASRQPPTFHRPLGIRKFLDRLFEWLTLIATFLGLIVLVVLLWDVLQDGLPRLNWQFLTSFPSRKPEEAGILSALVGSLWLLGLTALIAFPIGVGAGIYLEEYAPDNRLTQLIEINIANLAGVPSIIYGLLGLEIFVRFLFPVTGGRSVLSGALTMSLLILPVIIIATREALRAVPDTLRQAGYALGATRWQVIRDQVLPLAFPGILTGTILALSRAIGETAPLITIGALTYIAFLPPLGLEGLRSPFTVLPIQIFNWVSRPQKGFHINAAAGIIVLLAVLLSMNSIAIVLRNKYQRRLE, from the coding sequence ATGAACGTCGAACCCTCTGTCGCTATCCCTGAGTTAAAACTGGCCTCGCGCCAACCGCCCACATTCCATCGCCCCTTGGGCATCCGCAAGTTCCTAGACCGATTGTTTGAATGGTTAACCTTGATTGCCACGTTTCTTGGATTGATTGTGCTAGTTGTGCTCCTGTGGGATGTGCTACAGGACGGCCTGCCGCGCCTGAACTGGCAGTTCCTCACCAGCTTTCCGTCTCGTAAACCGGAGGAGGCCGGCATCCTTTCCGCGTTGGTAGGCTCGCTATGGTTGTTAGGGCTCACCGCCTTAATCGCCTTCCCGATAGGCGTAGGGGCCGGCATTTACCTGGAGGAGTATGCACCGGATAACCGGCTCACTCAACTGATTGAGATCAATATCGCCAACTTGGCCGGCGTACCCTCGATTATCTATGGGCTGTTGGGCTTGGAGATCTTCGTGCGGTTTCTATTCCCGGTCACTGGCGGGCGCAGCGTGCTCTCAGGGGCACTCACAATGAGTTTACTCATCCTACCTGTTATCATCATCGCTACTCGCGAGGCCTTGCGAGCCGTGCCAGATACCTTGCGCCAGGCTGGATATGCTCTAGGCGCCACCCGTTGGCAGGTGATTCGCGATCAGGTATTGCCCTTGGCCTTTCCCGGTATCCTGACAGGGACGATCCTAGCCCTCTCCCGCGCCATCGGCGAGACAGCTCCCCTCATCACCATCGGTGCGCTGACGTACATCGCCTTTCTGCCTCCGCTGGGCTTGGAAGGGCTGCGCTCCCCCTTCACCGTGTTGCCGATTCAGATCTTCAACTGGGTCTCGCGGCCACAAAAGGGATTTCACATCAATGCCGCTGCCGGCATCATCGTCTTGTTGGCCGTGCTGTTGTCCATGAACTCCATCGCCATCGTGCTGCGCAACAAGTACCAGAGGAGGCTGGAATGA
- the pstB gene encoding phosphate ABC transporter ATP-binding protein PstB, with protein MTILARLHTEILKRPESLHISDSVFSVRNLSVRYYGRPALRDIHIEIPRHRITAIIGPSGCGKSTFLRCLNRMNELIPGSQVQGQVLLDGQDIYAPEIDPVEVRRRVGMVFQKPNPFPKSIYENVAWGARINGYRGNMDELVEWALRKAALWDEVKDKLHQPGTALSGGQQQRLCIARALAVKPEVLLMDEPASALDPIATLKIEDLMRELARDYTIVIVTHNMQQAARVSDYTAFFLMDEDRAGVMVEYGPTRQIFTNPRDQRTEDYITGRFG; from the coding sequence ATGACGATCCTAGCCCGCCTACACACCGAGATTCTGAAACGCCCAGAGTCGTTGCACATTAGTGATTCCGTTTTCTCAGTCCGCAATCTGAGCGTGCGGTACTACGGCCGCCCTGCGCTGCGCGACATTCACATCGAGATCCCGCGTCACCGGATCACGGCCATCATTGGCCCATCAGGATGCGGCAAGAGCACCTTCCTCCGCTGTCTCAACCGGATGAACGAGCTCATCCCCGGCAGCCAGGTCCAGGGCCAAGTGTTGTTGGATGGGCAGGACATCTACGCGCCAGAAATAGATCCCGTCGAGGTGCGGCGACGGGTTGGCATGGTGTTTCAAAAGCCTAATCCATTCCCCAAGTCGATCTATGAAAACGTTGCCTGGGGAGCTCGCATCAACGGATACCGGGGCAACATGGATGAGCTGGTGGAGTGGGCGCTCCGCAAAGCTGCGCTGTGGGATGAAGTGAAGGACAAGCTGCACCAGCCCGGCACAGCTCTCTCCGGCGGCCAGCAACAGCGGCTGTGTATCGCTCGGGCGCTGGCCGTAAAGCCGGAGGTCCTTTTAATGGACGAGCCAGCCTCGGCTTTGGACCCCATCGCCACCCTCAAGATCGAGGATTTGATGCGCGAGCTGGCCAGAGATTACACCATCGTCATCGTCACCCACAATATGCAGCAGGCGGCTCGGGTTTCAGATTATACTGCCTTCTTCCTGATGGACGAGGATCGGGCCGGCGTTATGGTAGAATATGGTCCTACCCGGCAGATCTTCACGAACCCGCGCGACCAGCGCACGGAAGATTACATCACCGGGAGATTCGGATAA
- a CDS encoding arsenate reductase ArsC translates to MTTKRKVLFLCTGNSARSQMAEGLVNCFLGDGWEAFSAGTHPAGYVHPLAIQVMSELGIDISHHRSKSADEFREASFDLVITVCDDAAEQCPIWLGSGQRVHLGFPDPARVPGTLEEQLAAFRQVRDAIRREVLGYLEGINDDG, encoded by the coding sequence ATGACCACCAAGAGAAAGGTGCTATTTTTATGCACAGGTAACTCAGCGCGCAGCCAGATGGCAGAGGGGCTGGTCAACTGCTTTCTAGGAGATGGCTGGGAGGCGTTCTCGGCCGGCACGCATCCTGCCGGATATGTCCATCCATTGGCCATCCAGGTGATGTCCGAGCTGGGCATAGACATCTCGCATCACCGATCGAAGTCAGCCGATGAATTTCGCGAGGCCTCGTTTGACTTGGTGATCACCGTGTGCGATGATGCGGCCGAACAATGTCCCATTTGGCTCGGCTCAGGCCAGCGGGTGCATCTCGGCTTTCCCGATCCCGCCCGTGTCCCCGGCACGTTGGAAGAGCAGCTGGCCGCCTTTCGACAGGTACGGGATGCGATCCGGCGAGAAGTGCTGGGATATCTCGAGGGGATCAACGACGATGGATGA
- a CDS encoding HD domain-containing protein: MDTSQPTFHVPAQHNTKLQQLVERVNADAELFQLWRCANINAVDRYGISDHGEVHIRIVANAALRLLRLLIDAGVEPSVVTHHKLTPDDAEVIVVLAACLHDVGIAIHRDDHERYSLILAYPKARQLLDGLYIEPALTIMVAETLHAVIAHRADQRCLTLEAGVLKVADALDMTHGRSRIPFEAGQVNIHSVSAQAVEAVNIAPGSERPVRVDITLSNSAGIFQVDELLKRKLKNSTLAPYVEVVAHIEGETERRLLEVYKL; this comes from the coding sequence ATGGATACCTCTCAGCCCACCTTTCATGTCCCGGCTCAGCACAACACAAAGCTACAACAGCTCGTAGAACGGGTCAACGCTGACGCCGAGCTCTTCCAGCTTTGGCGGTGCGCCAACATCAACGCAGTGGATCGCTATGGGATTAGCGATCACGGTGAGGTACACATCCGCATTGTGGCTAACGCCGCATTGCGGCTGTTACGCTTGCTCATCGATGCCGGCGTCGAACCCAGTGTAGTTACTCATCACAAGCTCACTCCGGACGATGCTGAAGTGATCGTGGTGCTGGCCGCCTGCCTGCACGACGTGGGCATCGCTATCCATCGGGATGATCACGAGCGGTACAGCCTGATCTTGGCCTATCCTAAGGCGCGCCAATTGCTCGATGGCTTGTACATCGAGCCGGCCCTCACCATCATGGTAGCGGAGACGCTCCACGCAGTCATCGCTCACCGCGCTGACCAGCGTTGCCTGACCCTCGAAGCCGGAGTGCTCAAGGTAGCCGATGCCCTAGATATGACGCATGGGCGCTCACGCATCCCGTTTGAAGCTGGCCAGGTGAACATCCACTCCGTTTCAGCCCAGGCTGTCGAGGCCGTGAACATCGCCCCGGGAAGTGAACGGCCGGTCCGGGTGGACATCACCTTGAGCAACTCGGCTGGCATCTTCCAGGTGGATGAGCTGCTCAAGCGCAAGCTCAAGAACTCGACCCTGGCCCCCTATGTTGAAGTGGTGGCCCACATCGAGGGAGAAACCGAACGGCGCCTACTGGAAGTGTACAAGCTGTGA
- a CDS encoding FAD-dependent oxidoreductase, translated as MSSISSGPSRKVVIIGGVAGGMSAAARLRRLDEQAEIVVLERGPYVSFANCGLPYYVGRVIPQRETLLVQTEQELEARFNLDIRPLHEAIAIDRARKVVRVREVTTGREYEESYDQLILSPGSKPLVPPVPGVDQAGVFTVRGIPDVDAIAHWIESTEASRAVVVGGGFIGLEMTENLHHRGLGVTLVEMLPQVLPPLDFEMAAMVHHHLAECGVQLCLGDGLARIEEKADCLVVITQSGRQFPADLVILAVGVQPESELAAGAGLKLGVRDAIVVNEHMQTSDPDIYAVGDAVQVINPLTGEPSFVPLAGPANKQGRVAADHICGRPSSYRGTYGTAIVKVFDLTVAYTGLNARQARAAGVAFNSCIVHASSHAGYYPGAQRLTIKLLFSVPEGKLLGAQIVGRGGVDKRIDVLATAIQGGMTVFDLEGLELSYAPPYGSAKDPVNMVGFVASNVLRGDVTLITWDEVVRLDPEQYYVLDVRTSGEYEAGHIPGSLHVPVDELRHRLHELPRDRRPVVVCQAGLRAYVACRILFQHGFRPLNLTGGWETYRYAMFPPEKVRSS; from the coding sequence ATGTCGTCGATTTCAAGTGGCCCTTCACGTAAGGTCGTGATCATAGGTGGAGTGGCCGGCGGGATGAGCGCAGCCGCTCGCTTGCGTCGTCTGGACGAACAAGCCGAGATCGTGGTGTTGGAACGCGGGCCGTATGTATCCTTTGCGAATTGCGGTTTGCCGTATTATGTGGGACGCGTGATCCCTCAACGCGAGACCTTATTGGTGCAGACGGAACAGGAGCTGGAAGCTCGCTTTAATTTGGACATCCGTCCGTTACATGAGGCGATCGCTATTGACCGGGCGCGCAAGGTGGTACGTGTCCGAGAGGTGACGACGGGGCGTGAGTATGAGGAATCCTACGACCAGTTGATCCTATCCCCAGGATCAAAGCCGCTCGTGCCACCTGTGCCCGGTGTAGACCAAGCTGGCGTATTTACCGTCCGCGGCATTCCGGATGTAGATGCGATCGCTCATTGGATCGAAAGCACGGAGGCCAGCCGCGCAGTGGTAGTGGGCGGCGGTTTCATCGGGCTGGAGATGACGGAAAACCTACACCACCGTGGCCTGGGAGTGACGTTAGTGGAGATGCTACCCCAGGTGCTGCCTCCGCTGGACTTCGAGATGGCTGCAATGGTACACCATCACTTGGCCGAGTGTGGAGTGCAATTATGTCTGGGAGACGGACTGGCTAGGATCGAGGAGAAGGCCGACTGCCTAGTGGTCATCACCCAGAGCGGCCGTCAGTTCCCAGCGGATTTGGTGATCTTGGCCGTTGGCGTACAGCCAGAGAGTGAGCTGGCGGCGGGGGCGGGGCTGAAGTTAGGGGTACGGGATGCTATCGTTGTCAACGAACATATGCAGACGTCCGATCCAGATATTTACGCCGTAGGGGATGCGGTACAAGTGATCAACCCGCTGACGGGCGAACCATCCTTCGTACCTTTAGCAGGGCCGGCCAACAAGCAGGGCCGCGTTGCTGCCGATCACATCTGCGGCCGGCCTTCGTCTTATCGTGGCACCTATGGCACAGCTATTGTCAAGGTGTTCGATCTGACGGTAGCGTACACTGGGCTAAATGCTCGTCAAGCCCGGGCTGCCGGGGTTGCATTCAACTCTTGTATTGTGCACGCGAGCTCGCACGCGGGATACTATCCAGGCGCCCAGCGGCTAACTATCAAACTCCTCTTCAGTGTACCCGAGGGGAAGCTCTTAGGCGCGCAGATCGTGGGGCGCGGTGGAGTGGACAAGCGCATTGATGTGCTTGCTACAGCCATTCAGGGGGGGATGACGGTGTTTGATTTGGAGGGGCTGGAGCTTTCATACGCGCCGCCATACGGATCGGCCAAGGATCCTGTAAACATGGTAGGATTTGTGGCAAGCAATGTCCTGCGCGGCGATGTTACGCTGATCACATGGGATGAGGTCGTCCGGTTAGACCCGGAGCAGTACTATGTACTAGATGTGCGCACTTCAGGCGAGTATGAAGCAGGGCATATTCCAGGCTCCCTCCATGTCCCAGTAGACGAGCTGCGCCATCGACTACATGAGCTACCACGTGATCGGCGCCCTGTGGTTGTATGCCAGGCTGGCCTGCGGGCCTATGTAGCATGTCGCATCCTCTTCCAGCATGGCTTCCGTCCTTTAAACCTGACCGGCGGCTGGGAGACGTATCGTTATGCGATGTTCCCGCCGGAAAAGGTGAGGAGCTCGTAA
- a CDS encoding sugar phosphate isomerase/epimerase produces the protein MFKNLSTGAIGIRTDLIGALRLAKAYGFAGIEFNILEAAELAARHGIDHVRHMFAEAGVVPGNFGFPVDFRKDEDTWRADLEALPRLARLARELGATRTATWILPFSDELPFAENFRWHVERLRPAAQILADHGIRLGLEFVGPATARVGHRYGFLHSLDGMLALCAAIGTDNLGLLLDSYHWHTSHGNLDDLTKLSNADVVVVHVNDALPGIPVDELQDLTRALPCETGVINLAGFIQALARIGYDGPVIVEPFSQRIREMPPDEAVCITADSLRQLWAAAGLESTGRNQARQ, from the coding sequence ATGTTCAAAAACCTGAGCACCGGCGCCATCGGCATTCGCACCGACCTGATCGGCGCGCTGAGGCTGGCTAAAGCGTATGGCTTTGCTGGCATTGAGTTCAACATCCTCGAGGCGGCTGAGCTCGCAGCCCGACATGGGATAGACCATGTACGACACATGTTTGCAGAAGCTGGAGTTGTCCCTGGCAACTTCGGGTTTCCGGTGGACTTTCGCAAGGACGAAGATACCTGGCGTGCTGACCTAGAAGCGCTTCCCCGCTTGGCAAGGCTTGCCCGAGAGCTAGGGGCCACGCGCACGGCTACGTGGATCTTGCCCTTCTCTGATGAGCTGCCGTTCGCCGAAAATTTCCGTTGGCATGTCGAACGACTGCGTCCGGCTGCGCAGATCCTGGCCGATCACGGCATTCGGTTGGGGCTAGAGTTCGTTGGGCCGGCGACGGCGCGCGTGGGCCATCGTTACGGTTTCTTGCATAGCCTCGACGGGATGCTTGCGCTGTGCGCGGCCATCGGCACCGATAACCTTGGGTTACTCCTGGATTCCTACCACTGGCACACCTCTCACGGCAATCTGGACGACTTGACGAAACTGTCCAATGCCGACGTCGTGGTAGTGCATGTCAACGACGCACTTCCTGGCATCCCAGTGGATGAACTACAAGACCTGACACGGGCCTTGCCCTGCGAGACCGGTGTAATTAACCTAGCGGGCTTTATACAGGCGCTGGCACGTATAGGGTATGATGGCCCAGTCATCGTGGAGCCGTTCAGCCAGCGTATACGCGAAATGCCTCCCGATGAGGCTGTCTGTATCACGGCAGACTCCCTCCGACAATTATGGGCTGCCGCAGGCCTTGAAAGCACTGGAAGAAACCAGGCCAGACAGTAA
- a CDS encoding DUF3090 domain-containing protein: MAQPTYDFNPVSHITIETIGPPGQRTFFLQASQGLMVLTMIIEKEQAAALAHAIDQLLDQIGQEELEEDTWIDLTLHEPVEPEFRVGQMGLGYEERQGRVVVIVQELLTEEEAEVREPMVARFWMNKAQARALSRHAAEVVAAGRPTCPLCGNPIDPVGHFCPPSNGHHRLREIH, translated from the coding sequence ATGGCCCAGCCAACGTATGACTTCAACCCTGTTAGCCACATCACCATTGAGACCATTGGGCCCCCAGGGCAGCGCACGTTCTTTTTACAGGCCAGCCAGGGGCTCATGGTGCTGACGATGATCATTGAGAAGGAACAGGCAGCGGCATTAGCCCATGCCATTGATCAGTTGTTAGATCAAATCGGGCAGGAGGAACTCGAGGAGGACACCTGGATTGATCTGACTCTACACGAGCCGGTTGAGCCCGAATTCCGCGTCGGCCAGATGGGGTTGGGGTACGAAGAACGCCAGGGGCGCGTCGTCGTCATTGTACAGGAGCTGCTGACGGAGGAGGAAGCAGAGGTACGCGAGCCGATGGTGGCTCGCTTCTGGATGAACAAGGCCCAGGCCCGAGCACTGAGCCGACATGCCGCTGAGGTCGTCGCCGCTGGCCGCCCGACTTGCCCGTTATGCGGCAATCCTATCGACCCCGTCGGCCACTTCTGTCCACCTAGTAACGGCCATCATCGACTTCGAGAGATCCATTAA